A single window of Leptospira wolffii serovar Khorat str. Khorat-H2 DNA harbors:
- a CDS encoding RHS repeat-associated core domain-containing protein, whose product MSYYPYGEINYTESSGPDIFRYKFTGQIADSETGLYYYKSRYYDPFLGRFIQADDRADQGINGLNRYMYVGGNPVNRIDPDGHSWLSDRLKVKGFFHRAFFVSGARMFDFERSLVTAARIGLALTPLGMLLDPAFTTGFYMASFDFTIGVIVKAAQGKPLPSMSYKHGGFVVRNSLSEEIYSNLDKSEGGAVTFGPFAFAHEGASAATIQHEAGHIRQYNEYGGWGEIGTHVKVGKSVFENQADRRAGTNSYGQNLAYNLLIVLPLSQFLYKKYPDNFLLRYLIGNYIADNLPQIIPTN is encoded by the coding sequence ATGAGCTATTATCCATACGGCGAAATTAATTATACGGAATCTTCTGGGCCGGATATATTCCGTTATAAATTCACGGGCCAGATTGCTGACTCGGAGACTGGTTTGTATTATTACAAATCTCGCTACTACGATCCTTTCTTGGGTAGATTCATACAAGCGGATGATAGAGCGGATCAGGGTATCAACGGTCTCAATCGTTATATGTATGTGGGAGGAAATCCGGTCAATCGCATCGATCCGGATGGACATAGTTGGTTGAGTGATCGCTTAAAGGTGAAAGGATTTTTCCATAGGGCTTTCTTTGTGAGTGGGGCGAGGATGTTTGACTTTGAAAGGAGTCTAGTAACTGCAGCTAGAATCGGATTAGCTCTAACTCCTTTAGGAATGCTATTAGATCCAGCTTTTACAACTGGTTTTTATATGGCGTCTTTCGATTTTACTATCGGAGTAATTGTAAAAGCTGCTCAAGGTAAACCTTTGCCTTCCATGTCATATAAGCATGGAGGATTCGTCGTTCGCAATTCTCTCTCGGAAGAGATTTACAGTAATTTAGATAAAAGCGAAGGAGGAGCGGTAACTTTTGGCCCGTTTGCCTTTGCTCATGAGGGAGCTTCCGCCGCAACTATCCAACATGAAGCCGGACATATACGGCAATATAACGAGTATGGAGGCTGGGGAGAAATCGGAACACATGTAAAGGTTGGTAAATCAGTTTTTGAAAACCAGGCCGATCGAAGAGCGGGAACAAATAGTTATGGGCAAAACTTAGCATATAATCTATTAATTGTTCTTCCGCTTTCACAATTTTTATATAAGAAATATCCGGATAATTTCCTGCTTCGATATCTTATAGGAAACTATATAGCAGATAATTTACCGCAAATCATTCCAACAAACTGA